Proteins from one Ipomoea triloba cultivar NCNSP0323 chromosome 1, ASM357664v1 genomic window:
- the LOC116032619 gene encoding 26S proteasome non-ATPase regulatory subunit 2 homolog A-like has translation MTPDPNNAGPAGGEKPAREEASVKVPAKDPKKKDDKKDEDLSEEDLALKQQLELYVERVQDPDTGLQMAALESMRQEIRSATSSMTSVPKPLKFLRPHYGTLKLHYEKMPDSDTKKLLADILSVLALTMSVEGERESLKYRLLGSDDDIGSWGHEYVRNLAGEIAQEYVKRQGEEAPIDDLMELVQQIVHFHMKHNAEPEAVDLLMEVEDLDLLLEYVEHANYKRTCSYLQSAANYLPGPDDTLVLDIAYNIYTKFGEYASALFIALRLDNTQYVKHVFKTCDNLLLKKQFCYILALHRVTFELDEEMCSGEEREVLQEIINNTKLSEGYLALGRDIEVMEPKSPEDIYKAHLIEGRGSSGTSVDSARQNLAATFVNAFVNAGFGQDKLMTVPSEASSGGSSTSWLFKNKEHGKASAAASLGMILQWDVDNGLAQIDKYFHSTDNHVIAGALLAVGVVNCSVKNECDPALALLAEYIDREDASIRIGAIMGLGLAYAGSQNEEISQKLIPIFEAKPSLDVIAFTAISLGLVFVGSCNEDIAQAIIFALMDRSESELGEPLARFLALGLGLLFLGKQDRVEATLEVSKTFNEKISKYCDMTLLSCAFAGTGNVLKVQHFIGQCAQHHEKGETYQGPAVLGIAMVAMAEELGLDMAIRSLEHLLQYGEQNIRRAVPLALGLLCISNPKVNVMDTLSRLSHDSDAEVAMAAIISMGLIGAGTNNARIAGMLRNLSSYYYKEANLLFCVRIAQGLVHLGKGLLTLSPYHSERFLLSPTALAGLITMLHACLDMKAIILGKFHYVLYFLTLAMQPRMLMTVDENLKPLSVPVRVGQAVDVVGQAGRPKTITGFQTHSTPVLLSAGDRAELATEKYIPLSPVLEGFVILKENPEYREDH, from the exons GCAGGAAATTCGGTCAGCAACAAGCTCTATGACATCAGTTCCTAAGCCATTAAAGTTCTTGCGTCCTCATTATGGAACACTAAAGTTACATTATGAGAAAATGCCAGATTCAGATACCAAG AAACTACTAGCAGATATACTTTCTGTTTTGGCATTGACAATGTCTGTTGAAGGAGAAAGG GAGAGCTTGAAGTACAGACTACTTGGATCTGATGATGATATTGGTTCTTGGGGCCATGAATATGTAAG GAACTTGGCAGGAGAAATTGCTCAGGAGTATGTAAAACGACAG GGTGAAGAGGCCCCAATCGATGATTTGATGGAGCTTGTGCAACAAATTGTTCATTTCCACATGAAG CATAATGCAGAACCTGAGGCAGTTGACCTTTTAATGGAG GTTGAAGATCTTGATCTTCTTCTTGAGTATGTAGAGCATGCAAATTATAAAAGGACATGCTCATACCTTCAGAGTGCAGCTAA TTATCTTCCAGGTCCAGATGACACCTTGGTACTAGACATTGCCTACAATATTTATACGAAATTTGGAGAATATGCAAGTGCTCTTTTCATCGCACTACGCCTTGATAACACACAG TATGTGAAGCATGTTTTTAAAACTTGTGACAACCTTTTGCTGAAAAAGCAGTTCTGCTACATCCTTGCTCTCCAT CGTGTGACATTTGAGCTTGATGAAGAGATGTGTTCAGGGGAAGAGAGAGAAGTATTGCAGGAAATTATTAACAATACTAAATTAAGTGAAGGCTATCTCGCTCTTGGTCGTGACATTGAGGTGATGGAGCCCAAATCCCCCGAGGATATCTACAAG GCCCATTTGATTGAGGGCCGTGGCAGTTCAGGGACAAGTGTTGACTCAGCAAGACAAAACTTGGCTGCTACATTTGTTAATGCATTTGTCAATGCTGGATTTGGTCAG GATAAGCTGATGACAGTTCCATCAGAGGCCTCGAGTGGTGGCTCCTCAACAAGTtggctttttaaaaataaagaacatgGCAAAGCCAGTGCTGCAGCAAGTCTG GGTATGATCCTGCAATGGGATGTCGATAATGGACTTGCACAAATTGACAAGTACTTCCACAGTACTGACAATCATGTAATTGCGGGTGCTCTATTGGCAGTTGGGGTAGTAAACTGTTCTGTCAAGAATGAGTGTGATCCT GCATTAGCTCTCCTTGCGGAGTATATAGACAGAGAAGATGCTTCGATTAGAATTGGTGCTATAATGGGGCTTGGACTTGCATATGCAGGTTCCCAGAATGAGGA gatcaGTCAGAAACTCATCCCCATTTTTGAAGCAAAGCCTTCCCTTGATGTGATTGCATTTACTGCAATCTCATTAGGATTGGTGTTTGTGGGTTCATGCAATGAAGATATTGCCCAGGCAATTATTTTTGCATTGATGGATCGAAGTGAGTCAGAGCTGGGAGAACCTCTTGCCCGTTTCTTGGCTCTTGGTCTTGGCCTTCTTTTCCTTGGGAAGCAG GATCGTGTTGAGGCCACACTTGAGGTTTCAAAGACTTTCAATGAAAAGATTAGTAAATATTGCGACATGACTCTACTTTCTTGTGCCTTTGCCGGAACTGGGAATGTTCTCAAG GTCCAACACTTCATTGGTCAATGTGCTCAACATCACGAGAAGGGTGAAACCTACCAGGGACCTGCTGTTCTTGGAATTGCAATGGTAGCTATGGCTGAGGAATTGGGACTTGACATGGCCATAAGATCACTAGAACATCTTTTGCAGTATGGTGAGCAGAATATCAGAAGGGCTGTTCCTTTGGCTTTAGGTCTCCTGTGCATATCAAATCCAAAG GTCAACGTTATGGACACATTAAGCAGGCTCAGCCATGATTCTGATGCAGAAGTAGCAATG GCTGCAATTATTTCAATGGGGTTGATAGGTGCTGGAACTAACAATGCTAGAATAGCTGGGATGCTTCGTAATTTGTCCAGTTACTATTACAAGGAAGCCAACCTTCTTTTCTGT GTCCGAATCGCTCAAGGTCTTGTCCATCTAGGGAAAGGGTTGTTAACCCTCTCACCTTACCATTCTGAACGGTTCTTATTATCTCC GACTGCTTTGGCTGGGCTTATAACTATGCTGCATGCTTGTCTTGATATGAAAGCTATCATTTTGGGAAAATTCCATTATGTGCTTTATTTCCTTACATTGGCAATGCAG CCGAGGATGCTAATGACAGTAGACGAAAACTTGAAACCGTTGTCTGTGCCTGTTCGTGTTGGCCAAGCTGTTGACGTTGTTGGTCAAGCAGGTCGACCCAAGACAATCACTGGATTCCAGACCCATTCAACCCCCGTTCTCCTCTCTGCCGGTGATAGAGCAGAACTTGCCACTGAAAA ATATATCCCACTGTCACCCGTCCTTGAAGGATTTGTCATCTTAAAGGAGAACCCTGAGTACAGAGAAGACCATTAA